From one Triticum aestivum cultivar Chinese Spring chromosome 4B, IWGSC CS RefSeq v2.1, whole genome shotgun sequence genomic stretch:
- the LOC123093816 gene encoding UDP-galactose/UDP-glucose transporter 2 yields the protein MTTGGEEQQGRRLFGVSLTDRPVWQQFLICSSGFFFGYLVNGICEEYVYNRLQFSYGWYFTFVQGFVYLALIRLQGFTMKHMVNPWRTYVRLSAVLMGSNGLTKGSLAFLNYPAQIMFKSTKVLPVMIMGAFIPGLRRKYPFHEYVSAVMLVIGLILFTLADAQTSPNFSMIGVAMVSSALIMDAFLGNLQEAIFKMNPDTTQMEMLFCSTVVGLPFLAVPMVLTGELTTAWSACSQHLYVYAVLVFEAMATFVGQVSVLSLIALFGAATTAMVTTARKAVTLLLSYLIFTKPMTEQHVTGLLLITMGIVLRLLPEDKEKKGMAERQQAKAQRGEEKRRGDGVEEETSPLV from the exons ATGACCACCGGCGGGGAGGAGCAGCAGGGGCGGAGGCTGTTCGGCGTGTCCCTCACGGACAGGCCCGTCTGGCAGCAGTTCCTCATCTGCTCCTCCGGCTTCTTCTTCGGCTACCTCGTCAATGGCATCTGCGAG GAATACGTCTACAACCGGCTCCAGTTCAG CTATGGGTGGTACTTCACGTTCGTGCAGGGGTTCGTGTACCTGGCGCTGATCAGGCTGCAGGGGTTCACGATGAAGCACATGGTGAACCCGTGGCGGACCTACGTGCGCCTCTCCGCCGTGCTCATGGGATCCAACGGCCTCACCAAGGGCTCCCTCGCCTTCCTCAACTACCCCGCACAGATCATGTTCAAGTCCACCAAG GTGTTGCCGGTGATGATAATGGGAGCATTTATCCCAGGATTAAGACGCAAGTACCCGTTCCATGAGTACGTATCGGCAGTGATGCTCGTCATCGGCCTCATACTTTTCACGCTCGCGGACGCGCAAACGTCTCCTAATTTCAGCATGATCGGCGTGGCCATGGTGTCCAGTGCACTCATCATGGATGCCTTCCTGGGTAACCTGCAGGAAGCCATCTTCAAGATGAACCCTGACACCACACAG ATGGAGATGCTGTTCTGCTCAACTGTTGTTGGCCTGCCTTTCCTCGCTGTGCCAATGGTGTTAACAGGGGAGCTTACGACAGCGTGGAGCGCGTGCTCTCAG CACTTGTACGTGTATGCCGTGTTGGTTTTCGAGGCGATGGCGACGTTCGTCGGGCAGGTGTCGGTGTTGTCCCTCATCGCGCTCTTCGGGGCCGCCACGACGGCCATGGTGACGACGGCGAGGAAGGCGGTGACCCTGCTCCTGTCGTACCTGATATTCACCAAGCCCATGACGGAGCAGCACGTCACGGGGCTCCTGCTGATCACCATGGGGATCGTGCTGAGGCTCCTGCCAGAGGACAAGGAGAAGAAGGGCATGGCCGAGCGCCAGCAGGCGAAGGCGCAGCGCGGCGAGGAGAAGCGGCGGGGAGACGGAGTAGAGGAGGAGACATCGCCGTTGGTATGA